Proteins encoded within one genomic window of Misgurnus anguillicaudatus chromosome 18, ASM2758022v2, whole genome shotgun sequence:
- the LOC129429808 gene encoding C-type mannose receptor 2-like, producing the protein MAQTVYFTLLLIALCSLSECILRRYYHINMKTNWTKAQIYCKENYTDLATVNNMNDMKQVTKSVNNSSTNLIWIGLRRSSVYTWKWSLGDPVNYTNWYNGELNGSKNCAYMRNGTWGQQDCNVNMSFICYNESSKGHIIGTSNKTWRDAQIFCRQNHTDLTSVRNQNENQQIQMIMNDSQISVWIGLFRDSWEWSDKSDSTFRYWLAGEPNNAGGSEDYTTASVIDQGRWIDSRGDLSCTFVCHEDKLILIQMKLSWSEALRYCRENHVDLISVESEEIQYMVTEVIHRASTDAVWMGLHYYCLMNLWIWIRGEAVCYQNWAPGNGTKLMDCNTEHRAGAVQSGGAHRWISLPQSHQLNFICIKKE; encoded by the exons ATGGCTCAAACTGTATATTTCACACTTCTTCTCATTG CTCTCTGTTCATTATCTGAATGCATTCTGCGCCGCTATTACCATATAAACATGAAGACGAACTGGACTAAAGCTCAGATATACTGCAAAGAGAATTACACAGATCTGGCCACAGTGAACAACATGAACGACATGAAACAAGTGACAAAGAGCGTGAATAACAGTTCCACTAACCTCATCTGGATTGGACTGAGGAGATCAAGTGTTTATACATGGAAGTGGTCTCTGGGTGATCCTGTGAACTATACTAACTGGTATAATGGAGAATTAAATGGTTCGAAAAATTGTGCTTATATGAGAAATGGAACATGGGGTCAGCAGGACTGTAATGTGAACATGAGCTTCATCTGCTACAATG AGAGCAGTAAAGGACACATCATTGGAACTTCTAATAAAACATGGAGAGATGCTCAGATCTTCTGCAGACAGAATCATACTGATCTGACCAGTGTGAGGAATCAAAATGAGAATCAACAGATTCAGATGATTATGAATGACAGTCAGATATCTGTCTGGATTGGTCTGTTCAGGGACTCATGGGAGTGGTCAGATAAGAGTGACTCCACCTTCAGATACTGGCTGGCTGGTGAACCTAATAATGCTGGTGGATCTGAAGATTATACAACTGCCAGTGTAATAGATCAGGGACGGTGGATCGATTCGCGTGGAGATTTATCTTGTACTTTTGTGTGTCATGAAG ATAAGCTGATACTGATCCAGATGAAACTGAGCTGGTCTGAAGCTCTGAGATACTGCAGAGAGAATCATGTGGATCTGATTTCAGTTGAGTCAGAGGAGATTCAGTACATGGTGACAGAAGTGATTCATCGAGCCTCTACTGACGCCGTGTGGATGGGTTTACACTATTACTGCCTCATGAACCTCTGGATCTGGATACGAGGAGAGGCTGTGTGCTATCAGAATTGGGCTCCAGGGAACGGGACAAAACTAATGGACTGCAACACTGAACACAGAGCTGGAGCAGTTCAGTCTGGAGGAGCTCATCGCTGGATCAGCCTTCCTCAATCTCACCAACTCAACTTCATCTGCATCAAAAAGGAATGA